DNA from Cyprinus carpio isolate SPL01 chromosome B3, ASM1834038v1, whole genome shotgun sequence:
ATGAAGGGGCGGACACATAATGCAGAACACACAAACCATGACAAAATATGACAATGAAACATTaattcaactttgaaaaaaattaaataataaataatataattacataccCCCCAcccattcattttagtttttagcaatattaactacaaataaatgctgtgtcaTTGGACATTTTGAGTTTCAATTAGCATATTAGCTTACAACAAACTAGCTAAATAGTTAGTCTGGTAGTCTGTTAgaatttggtttgttttattttaaattttttgttttgtaatttatttgtttgagtTCTGGCATATTTTATGTCAGCAGGGTGGACGTTTAAGCTTTGGCAAAGCATATAAGCAAACTCCTACGAAGAAATTGTGTCAAGTGAAAAGTCACCAACTTACTCACCTCAGTGAGGTtggtgtatttttatgatttggCACACCCTTTCTTAGtaatttttatgttaagttatCATAGCCAATGAGTTATGTACAGGACAACAAAAGGCACCCTACAGTGATATcgaaccaaaaagccattttcagACCTTTCAGTGATGCTGATGTCTGGAGTCCAAACCATGTCCTTTTTAATTGAACATGAAGTGATTCCACAGAAGTCATCTGGGTTCCATGCTGTGAACTCATTCACCCAACCCTGCAAATTTATGAAGATTATGTTAACAGCGATTATAGTGGTCAACCGATTTGGTTGATCCTCCTTAGAATCATAACCtgtttcataaataatatatacaaacttattcttttatttttttgtttttgtttttattttcggttttgtttagttttatttatgtagtttgtttaatgagtgatttctttgtgtttgtttgtttggttaataagtcaagaaaaattattttatttccagaTAAGACTTCTGATTGTACAAGTTTTCGAACTTGAGTAAGTTGTGTGCGAAATGGTTTTGAAAACACTTACATTCAAAATTGTGATTTGTGTTGAGAGGCTCTGGGCTTTTTCATTCTGTGGAAAGAAACATGAAATAAGTGTTGAGTGATGATACTACAGTACAACTGCTTGACATCCACTGTCATGGCATTCAGTTAAATCATGGAGTGGATGAAGTGGATTTACCACTTCAATGATGGAGGTCACAAAGAGGTCTAGAAAAAGAAAAGTAGGGGTTTCCCATTTAAACACGGGCCGCAGGGACGTCATCTGAATGTCATCATTGCCCAAGCCGAGATGTTCGAGAAGTGCCTTGTAACTGCAGTTTCCAGCAGCTGCACAGATCACACTCCATTTGAATCTCAGTTACAGTCAAGATGATATCACGTTTCAACATTCATCCTTCTGTAAATGTACTTATCAACTAGTGCGTCCATTCTGATAAGAACAATGCTAAAATTTCAGTCAAATTTTTCAGTGTGGAAAACTTGCGGGACATGCATTCGTCTTCAAAACTAGGAGCAAAACTACACAAGGTAAGGGAAACTATGACAGACAACACACATCAACAGACATTACAGCTGGACATTTAAAACAGACTTACCAACTGAGGCAAGATAAAGTATTAGCCACCCTCGAAACATGGCAAACAGTCAGGAGATTGGGCACTGAAGAGATGACTGTCATTTGGTCACAGTTATATACTGCGAATGAGATCCATGTCCAACCTCTTCTTTTGTTCTTAGTTTTACCACGAGtgaaaaaaactatacaaacagCTGATGTCATTCCTATATGTTCTTTACATACACACTTTGTCTGTTGTGCTGTTTgccgttttgttttttttttttatggttgctGTTATTATGAAGAAGTTTTTTatagtgtgctattagtatacttcttttaaacttaaaataggaaagtatgcgtttagtttactttttatgtacttctcagaaatgggctttatgtacttctcagaaatatacttaaaatgacatttaagtatacttgacttatacttacaaaaatttgaaatatatttgcgctatacttgtgctcctagaatccgtgttttcattgttatatgttagagggcgctagtacacatcttttGTACagaattgaccaaaaaaaaaaacaaaaaccaagtgaaggtgaagaagaaaaagaaacaacagatactaacacatgtaatctaacgtgatcatctgacatgaaatagCATCAAAATTGTAACgttattgaataaaaatgtcgacccgatgaagaggtaataattacagtcaagctttggggtgttgatagACTCcctctatgttttgattatcattctgaatccaattcatagtctttttttttcagctttttgttcaaaatgttatttcttaattttttaatgaaaattacccacattaaagtgtttaaaaaaagaatgcatgaagctagaataaaatgtttttgtttataagcagataccctgttctttctctggatgttttgtatgttcagatattcatataacaaaatatatacaaactaaaacctaaatagggacatagtagtatacttaaagtatgatgtacaGTAAAGCTGACTtgaagaaaacttatgagtatacttgcggtataaaactactaaactagtagtttacttcaaagtgtacaaagtatttaattagtacactatcagtatacctataagttcacttttagtataattgcactacaaaatacaaacataGAGGTAGTTGTGTACTCaaggtttgctactgttatacttaaagtatacttaaaagtatgcttttatatactagaaagtgggccaatttagtcccaaagagtattgaaacagtacacttacaagtatactactagtacactgatatttgtatacttgctacataaagtatacttaaaaatatacttgaactttacgtaagtatacttaataaaatgtatactactttttggtaagggtgatAGAAAAGTTAGTGTTAGTGGTTAGTGAAATTACTATTTAATCAGATTGTGCTGGTTGCATAACTTTATGGTAATTATGAGTTATGCTGTCAgattattcattaataaatgcatatgacATGACCACAATTTCTGTAATTAATCAATAACACTATAAAGCTGTATTATTAGCCTGATACATTAATTCCTAAGGCCTCAAAATTATCGACATgatcaaaattttactgttttctaGGCTACTCTAATGAATGTCATGGTTCACGTgcctttttgctgtgaaatctttaataaacaaaaaaaatactttaacattttttgttaaagttgATAAATGAgttggactgaagcaacttagttttactataaaaatcatgttaaacatggtagggttttttttttttttaacaagatgtCAGTAAGCCTTTTTGTTTAGAACAAATATCTCTTAAAAGTCACCCACAACATTAAGTGTTTAGACGGGTGTTTGTAATGAGATTCACTTCTATTCTAAATGCTTCACCATAACCTAATAATATTAAGGAATATTTAATAATACCATTAACACTAATGGAAATCTCGGTTGACACACATGTaaaatagtgttattattattgttaactaaataaaaaaaacaaatataaacatatattaaatatatatttataaattgtaacaaatatatataactttattgttttttttaaatattaaaaattgttatgtatataaaatacaaattatttttattttgtctacatAGAAAACTAAAAcgtatttttaaaatctaaacatcATGTATTATGTGTCTTGTGAATCACTGACACATGCTCATATATGCTCAGTTTATTGTTCACTCAGTGTGTTCACCTGCAAACAGAGTATTATGAGTGTAAAGGTAACTCATCTTCTAATATTTGATTTCTCTGAAAAACTGCAGATCATTATAATGAAAGATCAGTGTAAATAGACTACGTGTAGTCTTTTTCTACCATAATTCACAGGCACCTGTGTGCATGCATCAAGATCAATGAACACAAcagtaatttaaatatcatatgtCTCCAAATCAACACTGAACAGCAGTTGATGTAGTGCCTAATGCTTTATTGACTCAGTCTAGCTTTTCAAAAGCATATATTTTAGAGCAAACAGCGCAAATAGGCAAGGTGCAAGTGTCCAAGGCAGATGATTGCATTATGGCTTCAAgactaatcaaattaaaaactctTCACCACCATTACCACACCTTAAGACATCATTTTAGAGGTAGTAAGGAGGCTTGAGCCAATGATAATGCAGatatgaaagagagagatagagagagagagagcgcaattTACGTGAGTCTGTTCATCTCCTTTCAGCAGCAGCCTTTCTACTAATAGCAAAACTGATGTCGTTAtgggttttggttattttgctgTTGTAGTATGGGATGATTTTAGACACAATGCCGCACATTAATGTAATTCTTAATTCTACAGACACCGGATGAGaagcatttgtttcagtgtagtAACACATTCGCTAATTTTTCAAATCGTGTACACGTTAATGAATTACATAGGGCCATGTTCGTTGgtagttgtgtgtgtgggggttgtGAAATTCTGTAAACTGCGAAAATGAAGTCTCAAAAACCAGAcctgatccacaaatgcacagattcctttttgcatgagcaatttatgacatattaatgcagaacagaacatttttatttgcaaacatgtctgtatttgAACAAACTGCTGCACAGTCATTTAATCCCGAATTCCacagactcaaattgaaagacatttgtttgtggttagtaagatacaTGCATAAAATTGATGTTGTGCATGGATAACTCTGCATGCgtctattaatcattttgaatctAAAATCATCCCATACCTGTATGCTGTAAGGacctttaaaataactgaattcaATTGGTGTAAGTATTTTGGAATTTTATGAGGTTGAGGATTTAATTGATTTACTTTAGTTGTGCGTGTTCatcaatcagattcaagcattcaacagcctcTCGgtataaaagtaattaattcagttacatttttaattgattgacagttCTAGCAAAATGAAACTCTGAAACACAGAAACCAATAGAAACCTAGCGTATGCAGAAATGTAGTTTGTGGATTCACGAAGATGATGGCACCAAGGTTGCTGAACATCCCAAACCTGATGAAATGGATTGTTTTCTTGAGTTATTACTTTAGTTTCATCCAACACCAAACCTTGACCATTTGAAATGTTCATCTAAGCTCTAGCTTTTCCATTCTCCACAGAATATTGCGATGGCACTGAACTGCAATGAATGACCATCATCAATCTTGGGAAACCAAGGCTGACATATAGTACTTCCAATATGGAGTACAGAAATAGagccaaaaacaaaactcaaaccaAGATACCCTGAAAGCTTGTTAACTAGTTCAACAAAACATTCATCTAACCAGTAGAGATGATTCTGAAGATAATACAAAATGAgcagattttttgttttctgtccaAAGAATAGACGTTTTATGGCATAACTTACACATGACACATTTTTAACGGTTTTGTATTAAAAGCaacttcaaggaatagttcacctaaaaatgaacattcagtcatcattctcatgttattccaaaactctatgactttcttttttttcttcttcagatttTTGAATAATGTTAGTAatctttgaagaatgttggtaaccaaatcgCTTCGGTTCCCATTCACCTCcactgtatgaataaaaaaacaagtcaatgggaacagaaaatatttggttaccaacattcttggaacaacgtgaggctgagtaaatgatgaccgaactTTCATTGTTGGCTGAACTATCTCATTAATACCCTGAGATCAGTCCAGTTTTAGAAATCCTCCTTTAATACACATCAGTCGGCAGTTTGAAATCCTTGAAACAATAAAAGGAGATGTCCCCATGATCCACCACCGCAAAAGTGACCGGGACGTCTCCGCTTTGGAAGGACAGCTGCTTCATGGCATTCAGATCAGGCACTGGACCGTCAAAACTGTCAGTGTACAAAGACAGAAATAAGTTGATTTCTTGTCACTTGATACAGATCCTGAGCATGTAGGATTGTATCAGGAGCCAGATAAATGCAAGCTCATGCATTTCTATTTACatgccatcaaaataaaaaataaagtgcatcactTAATCAGCTGATTATGACTTGACAACTGAGTACTGCTAAAAACATAAACTGATCATCCAGTATGATCCAGCCAGTGTATAACTAAGGCAAAATGACAAAACCAACACAGCAGGTAATAAGTCATCAGACTCATTTCAGTGTATTGAGTCGTGTGTTTACCTGCAGACACACATGCGGGTGTAAGGCTTTCCAGGGAGGCTCTTTTTAAACTCTGCCACCGTGTCCGGCTGATAAATATCAAAACTAATCTTCCACTGGTCTGACGGGGACAAGCTGAGAAAACAGATCGTTTAAAACAGCAGTTCAATCATCTCAAACGCTAATTTGACTTCAATTTTGAGACGAAGGGCAACGCTACCAGGTCACACTGAAAGCACATTTCAGTACATCACTTATTACGATATTGCACAAAAGCTCATTTAGGAAAGGATAGTACAGGAGAGTAAAGGTGGGCTATACTCACCTGGAAACCCCCTCAGACCAGCTCGAAGACTTGATGATGCTGATCTGGTCCAGCAGTTCACCTGCACCAGAACacgacaaaaaagacaaaaatggcaTTTTCCATGAACAGTTCAAAAGGTGCCCAATTAACTTAAGCACAAAAACCATGTCCTTCCAAGATACCTTTTTGTTTAAAGAATACAAacctattttaattattaaaaattattaacatatccttttatttacatattataaaataatcaaattgaaaataaccctttaaatacaacaataaaaacaaaaaattaaacgtTACTTAATAAATTAGGTATCATGTACTTACAATGAACCATTAATCTTAATttctatacaaatacatttttaacatttaaatcgcATAAATTACTATTACTCAATATactgtaaacatatttattatcaaaacattattattattggtattataatttttatttagtatttttattaccATTGCTGTTACTATTAGCTAAAACTACAACTATTAAAATgagtctaaataaaataaacgtaaaAACAAATACtcttaaactaaaattagaaatgcttCCTTGACAactgactgaaataaataaatttgacttcgactaaaaccaaaaataaaaataacttacatctatagaaatataaaaaaaataaaaaataataatgacaaaaacaagtAACAATATTACTTGTTTCATTATTactagaaaataaaataacactgtttattgctaatttattaaattatcttatggatttattataatttctacTTATTTAGAATGATAATACATTCCTTAGCATTAACatagattaataaatgccataaacAAATACTGTTTGATAAACATAGTATGATATTCActaatattaatgttaacaaaaggaACCTTATTGTAACATGTCACAAGGCacatttccattacccttcaaattgcgcaaattgaaattgagaatttaaaatatgccaaatGGAAACGCGTCAATTTCGCAAAAACGCCCATatatcgcaaaaaagtttttacgctcgcatgaggtggtttttcagacaatgcgaaaaaggaataattcacaaaactgcaatggaaacgtTTTTTGCGCATTTACAGGTCACATTGTGTACGTAAAAAGTCATAAGatcattcttcaatgtactataacctccaagaaacacttcatacGTGGCCGtacaatttacactgcacacgtctgcggtGCAGTGTGGCTCTGATACGGCCACTGAAGCTGATTGTGTTTATTCCAGCCGCGCCACGCACGTTTCTGAAGCGGCTCTCTGTGCTGCTTCTGTAAAGATACATGCATACAccatcatttgaataaatatagccaaaatccatcaaaatcccaccaaaatctgttgccatgacttatcgcgTGAGCAAAAAGTTACGTTTTAGTCGCATAACACTGGTAAATGGAAACGCCGTCATTTCGCAATACTTTTTTAtcgacatttacaaaatattgcCAAAGTTTTGCGCAAACCTGAAATGGACACGTGCCTACTGTTGTATAATAAACCTTATTAGAAAGAATagccaaacaaaaacaacaacatattaaacatatgtgtaatttctgtgccactagcaaCACTAAAACAGACCTGCAATCTGTTAGTTTGGGCGGTCTGTTTGAGTCAGACATAACATCACTAGCTCAAGACTATCGTTTACGACATCTGTTCATTCATTGTCTAACGAAAGTGTGTGTTCTTACGGTGCGAGGTGCACTGTCCCGGCTGAGTGAGGGGTGTCACCTCCTTCTCCCACAGATGCACGGGTCTATCTTTGTGCCTCCGTCTCCTCCTGTCCTCCAGCAGCTGCAAATACTCGGCCCAGCTCCTGCAGTGCCGCACCTCTCGGTCACTGTTAATATCCCTGTGGTAGCGATCCCTTTCTCTCTGACGCTCCCTGTCCCGCCGCGACAGCTTCTCCTGCTTCACGTTGACTCTGCTGAGCCACAGGGACAGATCGCAGCCGCCCACCTCCAGCGCTCCGGGCAGCAGGCTGGGGTCTGGAGACGCCAGAGAGACGGAGCGGCTCCGGCGAGAGCCCAGGTCTGGGAAAGAGATGCTGCTGAAGTCCCAGCGAGGAGCTGCGCTTTGGGCTTGAGCAGGAGGCGGCTGCACATCCTCCTCCATCCACCACGTCCTGTCAGAGGCATCGGCCAGAGGCGGCTCTGCCGGTGATCCACTGGTCTTGACTAGCTCCTCACTTTGGTCTTCAGTTGTTGTGGTCTTCTCCTCCGGTGGTGTGTTTTGACTGTCTCTGAAGCCACATGGTGATCAAGACAGAGATGAGAAGACTGAGTCACTTTAAGCAGGATTTAAATTTCAGGCCACcaaaactaatttattaatatttcaagctGATATGATTTTATCATCTTCTTGCATCAACAAACCTGTTTGCGACATGTGACACATACtaactattataaaaacaattaattatgcataattacaagcaagtGACCCTAATCGTAAatctaaccatatagtaagtacatgtagttaattaatattactcagtacttaaatgtataattacactgtaacaaggacaccttatatttaattatctgaattatattt
Protein-coding regions in this window:
- the tsen54 gene encoding tRNA-splicing endonuclease subunit Sen54 → MADRDTSTDAHKHSVYEELLSPSELFEARSRSHKIPVRGQKDFLPSGSEQQTARLQQCLDEHWTLLAEERVERLGNLVKAVWIPDQRLVELQSPAGKFWQTMGFSERGTQYLLPEEALYLMECGNVQVFYRDLPLSIQEGYERFLSRETVTLHQYQVFGHLKRLGYVVNRFDPSSVPSAYESQLNLPASSWDKQRKQLKRKRSRSPVSRDSQNTPPEEKTTTTEDQSEELVKTSGSPAEPPLADASDRTWWMEEDVQPPPAQAQSAAPRWDFSSISFPDLGSRRSRSVSLASPDPSLLPGALEVGGCDLSLWLSRVNVKQEKLSRRDRERQRERDRYHRDINSDREVRHCRSWAEYLQLLEDRRRRRHKDRPVHLWEKEVTPLTQPGQCTSHRELLDQISIIKSSSWSEGVSSLSPSDQWKISFDIYQPDTVAEFKKSLPGKPYTRMCVCSFDGPVPDLNAMKQLSFQSGDVPVTFAVVDHGDISFYCFKDFKLPTDVY